The window TGAGAAACAAAAGACATtgattagaaaagaaaaaaatgtctgtgtgcCAGACTCCAAAATGGTAAACAGCCTTAAACCTTTGATAAATAAGTTTCATGCATTCATTACAGCAATAATCTCTCAGCTGCCTCTTCACATTAACTCTACAAACTTTGTTTTATGTGCAAATAAAACTTTCTCATAGTCCTGAGAATCACTGTTTGGTCCATATTAAACTCTTATTTTGTTTAGAAGCTGCTATCACTCTGAAATGGTGAATTGATATGCATTTTAAATACAGGGACTAACACTAGTCAATAACTAAATCTAAGCAATCAATGTTTTCTTATGCTCATACTCATGAGAGTGAAAAACTCAAGTGACAACCTATTGCTTAATCGACCTTTCACATGATACTCATGTGAAAAGACCATATTAGTGTACCAAGTAACAGTTCCATTTGGCAGTATACTGCAATCTGATTCAACAGCTGCCATTGCTGAGCTGATAAAATTCAATTATTTGTTACAACTTTGTTAACAGATTGTATTGCATAACATTATACTGTTAAATGTACCTGTCATTTTGCACACAGTCATATCTGGTATTAGttgttaaaaagacaaaacatactagaaaataaatacaaacgtGTTTACATTTGTCTGTATTATAAGTGCTATGTGTTCATGAGGGAAAGGCTAACTAGTCATGTATGATTTTAAGGATTTCTCAGAGAtctaaaattatttattttgtttaagttCCAAATAACGCTTGGTTTTTCCCATCTCTCATCCTAACCTGCTTCTTCAACTCTTCCACTCTCTTCCTCAGCAGGGAGTTTTCTTCCTCCAGGAACCTGTACTCCAGAGGACGTGACGGCAAGGTGGCTTGAATTCCTAGCTCATAGTGTCCACCTCCGCTCCCATCTGCCAGGCGCAGTCCCTCCAGCCGCCGCCTCTTCAACTGTAGAGCAGTGTGGTCCATCGAGGCTTCCAGGGCACCAGCATCAAACAGCCCATTCTCAAGTAGAGGGTCATACACTGAGCAAGCGCTCCTGTCATAACGTCGCTGTCCTGAAGAACTTATCGACAGACAACCACTCATTCCACCTCCACCTACTCCCCCTATTCCTGAGATACCTGGATCTCTGCAACCACCCAAGCTGGGACAGCCTATCCCCATTATATTACTCCCACCTCCACTTCCCACGAGTCCCTGTATTCCTCCACAGGTACCTCCTCCGCCAACACCCATCCCTCCCCCAGGATTCACCATTCCACTGGCGCCTGGCCCTATAACACCACCCACTCCAACCCTGGAAGGCTCATATTCGTAGTCTTTTTTGACATGGCGAAATTTACATTTGTTGCCCCTCTGGCACTCTCCCGTCAGGAAGTCTCTGCAGATAGGGACCTCCCCACGGCTATGGGGGAGATCCATGGGGGACAGGCCAAGTCGAGCTGCAACCTTCCCTCTCAATCTGAGGGGTAACTCTCCTGTTTTCTTGTAGTGGTCCTCGTCCTCTTTAGATCCATGGACAAAGCGGCAGTTGGAGCGCATACACTCCTTATTCTGATGATCATGACAAAAGATGAACTCATTCTTTTGCACTCCTAAATCCGGCACCTCATTAAAGTCTGGGTGTCTAAAGCGGCAGCGTTTCCCTCTCTTGCAGACATTGCGTATGAAGTCCCTGCAGACACCGTCCAACGCCAGTCCTGAACCCTGTCCCCCACCTCCACCGTTCCCACAACTGCTGCCGTTTCCAAGtgcccctcctccccccatGCTCCCAGAGCCAGAGATGTTTCCTCCAACACTTCCTCCTGAACCCCCTCTGCCCTCTGCCGAGCCCCCCACCAAACCAGACCCAGGTCCTCCTTC is drawn from Seriola aureovittata isolate HTS-2021-v1 ecotype China chromosome 2, ASM2101889v1, whole genome shotgun sequence and contains these coding sequences:
- the zc3h10 gene encoding zinc finger CCCH domain-containing protein 10; this translates as MPDRDSSYLSGGGGSSGSLGEEGGPGSGLVGGSAEGRGGSGGSVGGNISGSGSMGGGGALGNGSSCGNGGGGGQGSGLALDGVCRDFIRNVCKRGKRCRFRHPDFNEVPDLGVQKNEFIFCHDHQNKECMRSNCRFVHGSKEDEDHYKKTGELPLRLRGKVAARLGLSPMDLPHSRGEVPICRDFLTGECQRGNKCKFRHVKKDYEYEPSRVGVGGVIGPGASGMVNPGGGMGVGGGGTCGGIQGLVGSGGGSNIMGIGCPSLGGCRDPGISGIGGVGGGGMSGCLSISSSGQRRYDRSACSVYDPLLENGLFDAGALEASMDHTALQLKRRRLEGLRLADGSGGGHYELGIQATLPSRPLEYRFLEEENSLLRKRVEELKKQVSNLIATNEVLLEQNAQFRSQAKVMTLSSTPAPTEQSLAPPVGAVSSYNHSIAQTHTTLSSAGLQPRPVTQQDLVAPTGAPAAPPTNAAPPTAPPPHLNPEITPLSAALAQTIAQGMAPPVSMAPVAVSVAPVAVSMTQPLPGITMSHATTPMVSYPIASQSMRITTLPH